A region of Candidatus Latescibacter sp. DNA encodes the following proteins:
- a CDS encoding sugar phosphate isomerase/epimerase, with translation MHIKRRIFIQTSAAAGAMGIMTQTAHAFTMPDPPRKATLKLSCQEGVAPEGSLAEKLDFLEKNGFAGFEVGGGNLSGRVSDLQKALKGRAIKISAICAGFKGVIISEQEPIRRQAMDSMKEILTAAGELNSTGLIIVPAFNNQTKLGNLEARPILVDLLKELGEHAVNVKSRILLEPLNRKEAFFLRQVADAAAICRDVGSPGISCMGDFWHMTWEETSDLGAILSAGTYLHHMHIASRKRRKMPGEDEGDNYVDGFRGLKLLGYQDYVSFECGSVGDKKATIPAAAKLLREQWEKA, from the coding sequence ATGCATATAAAACGCCGCATTTTCATACAAACATCCGCTGCCGCAGGAGCTATGGGAATTATGACGCAAACCGCACACGCTTTTACCATGCCGGACCCGCCGCGCAAGGCCACGCTCAAGCTCTCCTGCCAAGAAGGAGTCGCACCCGAAGGATCGCTCGCCGAGAAGCTCGATTTTCTGGAGAAGAACGGTTTTGCGGGTTTTGAAGTGGGCGGCGGAAACTTATCCGGACGGGTTTCTGATCTCCAGAAAGCCCTCAAAGGCCGCGCCATCAAAATCAGCGCCATCTGCGCCGGGTTCAAAGGAGTCATCATCTCGGAGCAGGAACCTATACGCCGTCAGGCGATGGACTCCATGAAAGAAATCCTCACCGCCGCCGGGGAGTTGAATTCAACCGGCCTCATTATCGTTCCGGCGTTCAACAATCAGACCAAGCTCGGGAATCTGGAAGCGAGACCCATCCTTGTCGACCTCTTGAAGGAGCTCGGCGAGCACGCGGTGAATGTGAAATCCCGCATTCTCCTGGAGCCCTTGAACCGGAAAGAGGCGTTCTTCCTCCGCCAGGTGGCCGACGCCGCCGCCATCTGCCGTGATGTGGGAAGTCCCGGCATCTCCTGCATGGGCGATTTCTGGCACATGACCTGGGAGGAGACGAGCGATCTGGGGGCGATTCTTTCGGCGGGAACTTACCTTCACCACATGCACATCGCCAGCCGGAAGAGGAGAAAAATGCCCGGAGAAGATGAAGGCGACAATTACGTTGACGGTTTCCGGGGACTGAAACTTCTCGGCTACCAAGATTATGTCAGTTTCGAGTGCGGTTCGGTAGGTGACAAGAAAGCAACCATCCCCGCTGCGGCGAAACTCCTCCGCGAACAGTGGGAAAAGGCGTGA
- a CDS encoding HEPN domain-containing protein — translation MNPVVEEWIQKAKADYRTAQRELTVVENPNYDAVCFHAQQSAEKIMKALLILRGVLPPKVHDLTYLSRLITEGDPDWSWPEEALHFLTRAAVDYRYPGESADYEEAAQAVDICARLLAAIEMLILRP, via the coding sequence ATGAATCCGGTCGTTGAGGAGTGGATTCAAAAAGCTAAGGCTGATTATAGAACAGCGCAGCGAGAATTAACCGTTGTGGAGAATCCTAACTACGATGCCGTATGTTTTCATGCCCAGCAGAGCGCCGAGAAAATCATGAAGGCGCTCCTCATTCTTCGTGGAGTACTCCCCCCGAAAGTTCATGATTTGACATATCTGAGTCGGCTCATAACCGAAGGAGACCCCGATTGGTCCTGGCCGGAAGAGGCGCTTCATTTTCTCACCCGTGCAGCGGTTGATTATAGGTATCCGGGTGAGTCCGCCGATTATGAAGAGGCCGCTCAAGCGGTGGATATCTGTGCAAGACTTCTTGCGGCGATTGAAATGCTCATCTTGCGTCCGTAG
- a CDS encoding peptidylprolyl isomerase: MVRILFIYFAILILCGSTIRAQSAPVKKPANLHPVVIIETSMGTMEITLDAEKAPVTVKNFLTYVQEAFYDSTIFHRVIPNFMIQGGGLTINYAQKTTHEPIIIEANNGLLNKRGTIAMARKNDPNSATSQFFINHADNAFLDYSEKNPGYAVFGAVTKGIEVVNKIAAVKTGVQDVPVEPVMILSVKLK; the protein is encoded by the coding sequence ATGGTACGTATCCTTTTTATCTACTTCGCTATTCTAATCCTCTGTGGTTCAACAATTCGTGCTCAGAGTGCTCCGGTAAAAAAGCCCGCGAATCTCCACCCGGTCGTGATCATAGAGACAAGCATGGGAACCATGGAGATCACTCTCGACGCCGAAAAAGCCCCCGTTACGGTGAAGAATTTCCTCACGTATGTACAAGAAGCCTTTTACGACAGCACCATTTTCCACCGGGTCATTCCCAATTTTATGATCCAGGGCGGCGGATTAACGATTAATTACGCCCAGAAAACTACCCATGAACCGATCATCATCGAGGCGAACAACGGCCTTTTGAACAAGCGCGGAACCATCGCCATGGCCAGAAAGAACGATCCCAACAGCGCGACTTCGCAGTTCTTTATCAATCATGCGGATAACGCCTTTCTCGATTACAGCGAAAAGAATCCCGGATACGCTGTTTTCGGAGCGGTCACCAAAGGCATCGAGGTCGTGAACAAGATTGCGGCGGTTAAAACCGGGGTGCAGGATGTTCCGGTTGAGCCAGTGATGATCCTTTCTGTGAAACTGAAATAA
- a CDS encoding nucleotidyltransferase domain-containing protein, whose protein sequence is MVTMEEIQTFAQLVAEEFHPERIILFGSYAYGSPGPESDVDILVVLPFEGKNFRMSMKILAMVNPPFIIDLLARRPDDTLLRYRYGDPLIREAIDHGRVLYESGR, encoded by the coding sequence ATGGTTACTATGGAAGAAATACAAACCTTTGCTCAGCTAGTGGCGGAGGAATTCCACCCGGAACGTATCATCCTTTTCGGATCCTATGCATACGGTTCACCTGGTCCGGAATCTGATGTGGATATTCTTGTTGTGCTGCCATTCGAGGGAAAAAACTTTCGAATGTCAATGAAAATCCTCGCGATGGTGAACCCGCCGTTTATTATTGACCTCCTTGCGCGGCGTCCAGACGACACACTACTTCGGTACAGATATGGTGATCCGCTTATTCGCGAGGCAATTGATCATGGGAGGGTACTTTATGAATCCGGTCGTTGA
- a CDS encoding Gfo/Idh/MocA family oxidoreductase produces MSTKDFSRRTFIGTAMAAGALAVACGQAKTKKAAVPVMLDKAPDGQELKAGLVGCGGRGSGAALNYIGAGPNLRVVALGDVFLDRVESAGKTIKDKTGQDVPKDRCFVGFDAFKKVIDSGVDIVILATPPHFRPEHFAAAVAAGKHVFMEKPVAVDSTGIRSIIESAGQAKTKNLCVVTGTQRHHQRAYVEIWRRVQEGAIGDIVAARAYWNQNKLWHRDRDPKWSDMEWMIRDWVNWRWLSGDHIVEQHVHNLDVINWFTGSHPVKAVGMGGRARRVTGDQFDFFSVDFTFENGMHLLSMCRQINGCANNVSEFLVGTKGSTNCADTIYGPDGKIVFKIEVKSKEAKAKAEKAAKESKEKPKYEIMYFEKDSPFDQEHIDLVTAIRMGEQINEAEATAFSNLGAIMGCESAYTGAETNWKEMMDSPMRLGPTEYALGKADLTAVIPAPGKAFEPDKGKTPVPDKGKKPAQKK; encoded by the coding sequence ATGAGCACAAAAGACTTCTCGCGGCGGACGTTCATCGGAACCGCAATGGCAGCGGGGGCGCTTGCTGTGGCCTGCGGCCAGGCGAAAACGAAAAAGGCAGCCGTTCCCGTCATGCTCGACAAAGCCCCGGACGGTCAGGAGCTTAAAGCCGGGCTTGTGGGCTGCGGAGGCCGTGGTTCCGGAGCGGCGCTGAATTACATCGGGGCCGGCCCCAATCTGAGAGTCGTGGCGCTGGGAGATGTATTCCTTGACCGTGTGGAGAGCGCAGGCAAGACCATCAAAGACAAAACCGGGCAGGATGTCCCGAAAGACAGGTGTTTTGTCGGGTTCGACGCTTTCAAAAAGGTCATCGATTCGGGTGTGGACATTGTCATTCTCGCGACCCCGCCGCATTTCCGTCCGGAACATTTCGCCGCCGCGGTTGCCGCCGGGAAGCATGTGTTCATGGAGAAGCCGGTGGCGGTTGACTCGACCGGCATCCGATCCATCATCGAGTCCGCAGGCCAGGCTAAAACAAAGAATCTCTGCGTGGTGACCGGCACCCAGCGTCACCATCAGCGCGCCTATGTGGAAATCTGGCGCAGGGTGCAGGAGGGCGCCATCGGGGACATAGTCGCCGCCCGCGCCTACTGGAACCAGAACAAGCTCTGGCACCGCGACCGTGACCCCAAGTGGTCCGATATGGAATGGATGATCCGCGACTGGGTGAACTGGCGCTGGCTTTCCGGCGACCACATCGTGGAGCAGCACGTTCACAATCTCGATGTCATCAACTGGTTCACCGGCAGCCACCCGGTGAAAGCGGTGGGCATGGGCGGACGGGCGCGGCGGGTCACCGGAGACCAGTTCGACTTCTTTAGCGTGGATTTTACCTTCGAGAACGGCATGCACCTGCTCAGCATGTGCCGCCAGATAAACGGCTGCGCCAACAATGTATCCGAATTTCTGGTGGGAACCAAAGGCTCCACCAACTGCGCCGACACCATTTACGGTCCCGACGGCAAGATCGTTTTCAAGATCGAGGTGAAATCCAAGGAGGCGAAGGCGAAGGCGGAGAAAGCGGCCAAAGAGAGCAAAGAAAAACCGAAGTATGAGATAATGTACTTCGAGAAAGACAGCCCCTTCGACCAGGAGCACATCGATCTCGTGACCGCCATCCGCATGGGAGAGCAGATCAACGAGGCGGAAGCAACCGCATTTTCCAACCTGGGCGCCATCATGGGCTGTGAGTCGGCCTACACCGGCGCCGAGACGAACTGGAAAGAAATGATGGATTCACCCATGCGACTGGGCCCGACCGAGTACGCGCTCGGCAAGGCGGACCTCACTGCTGTCATTCCTGCGCCTGGCAAGGCGTTCGAGCCGGATAAAGGGAAAACACCTGTGCCGGATAAAGGCAAAAAGCCCGCTCAAAAAAAGTGA